From the genome of Hymenobacter cellulosilyticus, one region includes:
- a CDS encoding UbiA family prenyltransferase: MNQTSILTDAEQPEAVLIPAGLKDYIAIARPDNWVKNVFMMPGVLFALIVYGTPLGAGLVANVVLGLVSTCLVASANYVINEYLDAEFDKFHPLKKKRTSVVRVVSPVLVYAEWFGLALLGFVVAYQISMQFLLVSAFLLFMGVMYNVRPFRTKERPYIDVLSESVNNPIRFALGWFTIAPAVPLASLDLLQVVNTFPPSSILVAYWMGGAFLMATKRFAEYRLIGDAALAGLYRRSFKFYTEHSLLISMFFYALTSAFFLGIFLVKNRVELLVSFPFFALLFSWYLRIGLLKDSPVQGSEKLYTRYWFMLYVVLFCLLLTTLMFVNIPPLHNLLQDHYNLSR, translated from the coding sequence ATGAATCAGACATCTATTCTAACGGACGCTGAGCAGCCCGAGGCGGTGCTCATTCCAGCGGGACTCAAAGACTACATTGCCATTGCGCGGCCCGACAACTGGGTGAAAAACGTGTTTATGATGCCGGGTGTCCTGTTTGCCCTCATTGTCTACGGCACCCCGCTCGGCGCGGGCCTGGTGGCCAACGTGGTGCTGGGCCTGGTGAGTACCTGCCTGGTGGCCTCGGCCAACTACGTCATCAATGAGTACCTGGACGCCGAATTCGACAAGTTCCACCCGCTCAAAAAGAAGCGCACCTCCGTTGTTCGGGTCGTCAGCCCGGTGCTGGTGTACGCCGAATGGTTTGGGCTGGCCCTGCTGGGCTTTGTGGTGGCCTACCAGATCAGCATGCAGTTTCTGCTGGTTTCGGCCTTCCTGCTCTTTATGGGCGTGATGTACAACGTGCGGCCCTTCCGCACCAAGGAGCGCCCCTACATTGATGTGCTGTCGGAGTCAGTGAATAACCCTATCCGCTTTGCGCTGGGCTGGTTTACCATAGCCCCAGCCGTTCCCCTAGCCAGCCTCGACCTACTGCAGGTAGTCAACACTTTCCCTCCTTCCAGCATCTTGGTCGCCTACTGGATGGGCGGCGCCTTCCTGATGGCCACCAAGCGCTTTGCCGAGTACCGCCTGATTGGTGACGCGGCCCTGGCCGGGCTCTACCGCCGCTCCTTTAAGTTCTACACCGAGCACAGCCTGCTCATCTCCATGTTCTTCTACGCCCTGACCTCGGCCTTTTTCCTGGGCATCTTCCTGGTCAAGAACCGGGTGGAGCTGCTGGTGAGCTTTCCTTTCTTCGCCCTGCTGTTTTCGTGGTATCTGCGCATCGGTCTGCTCAAGGATTCGCCCGTGCAAGGCTCGGAAAAGCTGTATACGCGCTACTGGTTTATGCTTTATGTGGTGCTGTTCTGCCTGCTGCTCACCACGCTGATGTTTGTAAACATTCCGCCCCTGCACAACCTGCTGCAGGACCACTACAATCTGAGCCGCTAA
- a CDS encoding outer membrane beta-barrel protein: MLHFAAAATVTTALRRALLLLVVLLCATAAQAQTTLTGRAVDTATQEALSFATIVLKTSTEPATVVASALADAQGSFQLKAAQPGSYQLQVLMLGYATHSQAVVLATGTPAVSLGTIGLQASTQSLGEVTVTAQRQLVQQKPDRVVMNVGESLLGAGNDAYSILGMAPSVQLVEGKLSFRGKNNVLVYLNGKRLPGANLESVLASIPGDQIDRIELISNPSAKYDADASGGVIEIYTKRSQTLGWNANLGGNLSQGQRSGGGLNGGLRLSSPKIDFTTNGSFASKGGFERGSYSRTLYQGRTEVAALEQQNDLDKVLRDGSFSTSLNYHFSPQATVGFDFDLTRGSLTGAGWTQAALTERQGLTRSRVDDDVYLSEAFSNYTLFYKHKLDSLGSSLLVSGNYARFESEQRQNFRQQVQAPTDTVAAVSSFENFIPATYHIYTGVLDYGKVWNQNTRLETGLKYTDTRNESRQLTQTLAGAAWQTPGTSTLGYKERIGAGYLNLNHSLGKLSLQAGLRAELTRYQVATGRDSSYFNLFPNVRADYRLSDNYTTSVAYAANIHRPAYESLIGFERLIDNYTSHRGNASLRPEYAHSLSWNQLYKGYGLQLTHTISTHAITSVYRYDEANQRLVQTTENLRQRHLTSLTLTAPLSPAKWWSMTNTGNLYRQELSFPTPWTRLWPCAKAKPTSPSAPTTPSPWATVGAPASTPSTTHPASAASTITTPIPT, from the coding sequence ATGCTACACTTCGCCGCTGCCGCCACCGTTACCACCGCTCTGCGCCGGGCCCTGCTTCTGCTCGTCGTGCTCCTCTGCGCTACCGCCGCCCAGGCCCAAACCACGCTCACGGGCCGCGCCGTGGATACGGCCACGCAGGAAGCTCTGAGCTTTGCCACCATAGTTTTGAAAACCAGCACCGAGCCCGCCACGGTCGTTGCCTCGGCCCTGGCCGATGCCCAAGGCAGCTTCCAGCTGAAGGCCGCTCAGCCCGGCAGCTACCAGCTGCAAGTGCTGATGCTGGGCTACGCCACTCATAGCCAGGCCGTGGTGCTGGCCACCGGCACGCCAGCCGTGAGCCTGGGCACCATCGGGCTGCAAGCCAGCACCCAGAGCTTGGGCGAAGTAACCGTAACGGCCCAGCGCCAGCTGGTGCAGCAAAAGCCCGACCGGGTCGTAATGAACGTGGGCGAGAGCCTGCTCGGGGCCGGCAACGACGCCTACAGCATTTTGGGCATGGCGCCCTCGGTGCAGTTGGTGGAAGGCAAGCTCAGCTTCCGGGGCAAAAACAACGTGCTGGTGTACCTGAACGGCAAGCGCCTGCCCGGGGCCAACCTGGAAAGCGTGCTGGCCAGCATCCCCGGCGACCAGATTGACCGGATTGAACTCATTAGCAACCCCTCGGCCAAGTACGACGCCGACGCCTCGGGCGGGGTGATTGAAATCTACACCAAGCGCAGCCAAACCTTGGGTTGGAACGCTAATCTGGGCGGCAACCTCAGCCAGGGCCAGCGCAGCGGCGGCGGTCTGAACGGCGGCCTGCGCCTGAGCTCGCCCAAAATCGACTTCACCACCAACGGCAGCTTCGCCAGCAAAGGCGGCTTCGAGCGAGGCAGCTATAGCCGCACCCTCTACCAGGGCCGCACCGAGGTAGCCGCCTTGGAGCAGCAAAACGACCTCGACAAAGTACTGCGCGACGGCAGCTTCAGCACCAGCCTCAACTACCACTTCAGCCCCCAAGCCACCGTGGGCTTCGATTTCGACCTGACCCGAGGCAGCCTCACCGGCGCCGGCTGGACCCAGGCCGCCCTGACCGAGCGCCAGGGCCTAACCCGCAGCCGCGTCGACGACGATGTGTACCTGAGCGAGGCGTTTTCCAACTACACTCTTTTCTACAAGCACAAGCTCGATTCGCTGGGCTCCAGCCTGCTGGTAAGCGGCAACTATGCCCGCTTCGAGAGTGAGCAGCGCCAGAATTTCCGCCAGCAGGTACAGGCACCCACCGACACCGTGGCCGCGGTCAGCAGCTTCGAAAACTTCATTCCGGCCACCTACCACATCTACACCGGCGTGCTGGACTACGGCAAAGTCTGGAACCAGAACACCCGCCTGGAAACCGGCCTGAAGTACACCGACACCCGCAACGAAAGCCGCCAGCTCACCCAAACCCTGGCCGGGGCCGCCTGGCAAACGCCCGGCACCAGCACCCTGGGCTACAAGGAGCGCATCGGGGCCGGCTACCTTAACCTGAACCACAGCCTGGGCAAGCTGAGCCTGCAGGCCGGCCTGCGCGCCGAGCTGACCCGCTACCAGGTAGCCACCGGCCGCGACTCGAGCTACTTCAACCTGTTCCCCAACGTGCGGGCTGACTACCGCTTGTCGGATAATTATACCACCTCCGTGGCCTACGCGGCCAACATTCACCGGCCCGCCTACGAGAGCCTAATTGGCTTCGAGCGACTGATTGACAACTACACGTCCCACCGCGGCAATGCCTCCCTGCGCCCCGAATATGCCCACAGCCTGAGCTGGAACCAGCTTTACAAAGGCTACGGCCTGCAGCTCACCCACACCATCAGCACCCACGCCATTACCTCGGTGTACCGCTACGATGAAGCCAACCAGCGCCTGGTGCAAACCACCGAAAACCTGCGCCAGCGCCACCTGACCAGCCTCACCCTCACGGCCCCGCTGAGCCCGGCCAAGTGGTGGAGCATGACCAACACCGGCAACCTCTACCGCCAGGAACTGAGCTTCCCCACCCCCTGGACCAGACTCTGGCCCTGCGCAAAAGCAAAACCTACTTCTCCGTCAGCTCCGACAACACCTTCACCCTGGGCCACGGTTGGAGCACCCGCCTCTACGCCCTCTACAACTCACCCAGCTTCAGCGGCCTCAACGATTACGACTCCTATTCCTACGTGA
- a CDS encoding HAD family hydrolase, whose translation MEAYTNVCWDKVKAVIFDVDGTLYTQRRLRKRMLRALVSYYALRPWRVQEMLILRRFRAEREKRPAYAGPNLEEDQYAWCATGTAYSVGQVRQVVQRWMFTHPNQYLKACIYPGTQALFEALRARHIPIAIYSDYPAHDKLRALGLQADLIVSSTDAAVNRLKPDPRGLLYLAEQLGVEPHECLFIGDRPELDGECARRAGMPCLIVDSKPQADFDFYQILLNQLTSNPQPIRYESDIYSNGR comes from the coding sequence ATGGAAGCGTATACAAACGTGTGCTGGGATAAGGTTAAGGCGGTAATCTTTGATGTGGATGGTACTCTGTATACGCAGCGCAGGCTGCGCAAAAGGATGCTACGGGCCTTGGTGAGTTACTATGCCTTACGGCCCTGGCGGGTGCAGGAAATGCTGATACTGCGGCGCTTCCGGGCCGAGCGGGAAAAGCGCCCGGCCTATGCCGGGCCCAACCTGGAAGAAGACCAGTATGCCTGGTGTGCGACGGGCACGGCATATTCGGTCGGGCAGGTAAGGCAGGTGGTGCAGCGCTGGATGTTTACCCACCCGAACCAGTACCTGAAAGCCTGCATCTACCCGGGTACCCAGGCCCTTTTTGAGGCGCTGCGGGCGCGCCACATCCCCATTGCCATCTATTCCGACTACCCGGCCCACGACAAGCTACGGGCCCTCGGGCTGCAGGCCGACCTTATTGTCAGCTCGACGGACGCGGCGGTAAACCGGCTTAAGCCCGACCCTCGCGGCCTGCTTTACCTCGCTGAGCAACTGGGAGTTGAACCCCACGAATGCCTGTTTATCGGTGACCGGCCCGAACTGGACGGCGAATGTGCCCGGCGTGCCGGCATGCCCTGCCTGATTGTGGACAGCAAGCCCCAGGCCGACTTCGACTTTTATCAGATCCTGCTGAACCAACTCACTTCCAACCCTCAACCAATTCGCTATGAATCAGACATCTATTCTAACGGACGCTGA
- a CDS encoding HAD family hydrolase: MPYSLFLFDYDGTLCDTRRAILYGFERTFEHYGVPEPAPEVVHAMIGRGLVLGDMLQQLRPELSAAEVAEWVVTYRQIYAREAEPLVTPFPGALALFAQLTEQGVLIGVLSNKGAAVLEASLAQVGLLPFVALVIGDGTMPEKQLAKKPDPMVFHEVVKPRFPEVPTNRMLMIGDTTADLQFAHNSQIDSCWVTFGFGEEAQCRALQPTHTVSHLLEIPALRRAV, from the coding sequence ATGCCGTACTCCCTCTTCCTGTTCGATTATGATGGTACGCTCTGCGACACCCGCCGGGCTATTCTCTACGGCTTTGAGCGCACCTTCGAACACTACGGCGTGCCGGAGCCCGCGCCCGAGGTAGTACATGCCATGATTGGCCGGGGCCTGGTGCTGGGCGACATGCTGCAGCAGCTGCGGCCGGAGCTCTCGGCCGCCGAGGTGGCCGAATGGGTTGTTACCTACCGCCAGATCTACGCCCGGGAGGCCGAGCCGCTGGTCACGCCGTTTCCCGGAGCCCTGGCCCTGTTTGCCCAGCTTACGGAGCAGGGCGTGCTGATCGGGGTGCTCAGCAACAAGGGCGCGGCCGTGCTCGAAGCCTCCCTGGCCCAGGTGGGGCTGCTGCCCTTTGTGGCCCTGGTTATCGGCGACGGCACCATGCCGGAAAAGCAGCTGGCCAAAAAGCCCGACCCGATGGTGTTTCACGAGGTCGTAAAGCCCCGGTTTCCCGAAGTACCCACCAACCGGATGCTGATGATAGGCGACACCACCGCCGATTTGCAGTTTGCCCACAACAGCCAGATTGACTCTTGTTGGGTGACGTTCGGCTTTGGCGAGGAAGCCCAGTGCCGGGCCCTGCAGCCCACGCACACGGTCAGCCACCTGCTCGAAATTCCGGCCCTGCGCCGCGCAGTTTAA
- a CDS encoding sensor histidine kinase: MTDLLNRLARRWQRLSPRTSAILLQLLLWVLLTGFYILWNSRPNYHFSGPIWPLILMQLGFAVVLFNSLVYLIIPRWLLQGRVWLALAGALVLMYGYRIWMYVGSRLAETYVNIDPSMRRTLHAYYVEKLWADLGSPLAMLGSFVGMLAPMLFPLVISFLAYALVVDRRRLALERDNLRLERSYLKAQINPQFLFNTLGSLNAMTHARDERAGDVVLHLADLMRYTLYETEAERVPLSRELEFLDDYLALERLRSPATTVIEHEVSGPATTQQIAPLLLHPFLERLFAGLEAAPAGPVAFRSHMQVDSQTLTLDLRRTSEQPWPQPYATDAALLAARRRLGLQYPGSTRWSSPKRPSTFTFTSLFS; the protein is encoded by the coding sequence ATGACTGACTTGCTCAACCGCCTGGCCCGGCGCTGGCAGCGGCTGAGTCCGCGCACCAGCGCCATCCTGCTCCAGCTGCTGCTCTGGGTGCTGCTCACAGGCTTTTACATTCTGTGGAACAGCCGGCCGAACTACCACTTCTCGGGTCCCATCTGGCCGCTGATTCTGATGCAGCTGGGCTTTGCCGTCGTGCTCTTCAACAGTTTGGTGTACCTCATTATTCCGCGCTGGCTGCTGCAGGGTCGGGTGTGGCTGGCGCTGGCCGGGGCGCTGGTGCTCATGTATGGCTACCGTATCTGGATGTACGTGGGTTCCCGCCTGGCCGAAACCTACGTGAATATCGACCCGTCGATGCGCCGCACCTTGCACGCATATTACGTTGAGAAGCTGTGGGCAGATCTGGGCAGCCCGCTGGCCATGCTGGGCTCGTTTGTGGGCATGCTGGCCCCCATGCTGTTCCCGCTGGTCATCAGTTTTCTGGCGTATGCCTTGGTGGTCGACCGGCGGCGCCTGGCCCTGGAGCGCGACAATCTGCGCCTGGAACGCAGCTACCTCAAGGCCCAGATCAATCCGCAATTCCTGTTCAACACCTTGGGCAGCCTCAACGCCATGACCCACGCCCGTGACGAGCGGGCCGGCGACGTGGTGCTGCACCTGGCCGATTTGATGCGCTACACGCTCTACGAAACCGAGGCTGAGCGGGTACCCCTAAGCCGGGAGCTGGAATTTCTCGACGATTACCTGGCCCTGGAGCGGCTGCGCAGTCCGGCTACTACTGTCATCGAGCACGAGGTAAGCGGCCCGGCCACCACCCAGCAGATTGCGCCCCTGCTGCTGCACCCGTTTCTGGAGCGTCTTTTTGCCGGCCTGGAAGCCGCCCCGGCCGGCCCGGTAGCGTTTCGCAGCCATATGCAAGTGGATTCTCAAACCCTGACGCTGGACTTGCGGCGCACCTCGGAGCAACCCTGGCCCCAGCCGTACGCTACCGATGCCGCTCTGCTAGCGGCCCGGCGGCGCCTGGGGCTGCAATACCCGGGCAGCACACGCTGGAGCTCACCGAAACGCCCCAGCACGTTCACGTTCACCTCACTATTCAGCTAG
- a CDS encoding outer membrane beta-barrel family protein yields the protein MGHGWSTRLYALYNSPSFSGLNDYDSYSYVMVAVKKSFWDKKASLKLDVSDLFYQLNFRVSSTVVPVVNSNINYNDTRRVRLSFTYNLGKTDLKGKRVETSGNAAERSRLGH from the coding sequence CTGGGCCACGGTTGGAGCACCCGCCTCTACGCCCTCTACAACTCACCCAGCTTCAGCGGCCTCAACGATTACGACTCCTATTCCTACGTGATGGTGGCCGTGAAAAAAAGCTTCTGGGACAAGAAAGCCTCGCTCAAGCTCGATGTCAGTGACTTGTTCTACCAGCTCAACTTCCGAGTTTCCTCCACCGTGGTGCCCGTGGTCAACAGCAACATCAACTACAACGACACGCGCCGGGTGCGCCTCTCCTTCACCTACAACCTGGGCAAAACCGACCTCAAGGGCAAGCGGGTCGAAACCAGCGGCAACGCTGCCGAGCGCAGCCGCCTGGGCCACTAG
- a CDS encoding ArnT family glycosyltransferase gives MDYSLTAPARQTGPLPAFELPHNTRSYWYWAAGALLTLGVLLRLFQFFDNRSLWIDETFLANSLIRRDFLALSQPNLEYEQKAPILFLWACRLAVLLFGKGEMALRLVPLLCGLASLGIFWQVARTFLKPVGVVVAVGILALAPPLVYHSVEAKQYSSELLGTVLALWLYTRLHHRPDLRSRLLWGLGGASLVWFSYAVIFVLLGMAGGISLYYLLTRQGKLLGRYVLPFGLWILSFGLNYYFFTGRYTESLWLVHWFGARHAFLPLHLSADSGKWTLFSLYMLLDYPLGLFWEPVVGGAPCPGQCFGLCRCCAGWWDWSSYSGATKSWCWCYCSRCC, from the coding sequence ATGGATTATTCACTTACTGCCCCGGCCCGGCAGACCGGGCCCCTGCCCGCTTTTGAGCTGCCACATAACACCCGCTCTTACTGGTACTGGGCGGCCGGTGCGCTGCTGACCCTGGGTGTACTGCTGCGGCTCTTTCAGTTTTTCGACAACCGCTCCTTGTGGATTGACGAAACCTTTCTGGCCAATAGCCTGATTAGAAGAGACTTTTTGGCCCTCAGCCAGCCCAATCTGGAGTACGAGCAAAAGGCGCCCATCTTGTTTCTCTGGGCCTGCCGCTTGGCCGTGCTGCTGTTTGGCAAGGGTGAAATGGCCCTGCGCCTGGTGCCGCTGCTCTGTGGCCTGGCCTCTTTGGGTATCTTCTGGCAGGTGGCCCGCACTTTTCTGAAGCCCGTTGGGGTGGTGGTGGCCGTGGGCATTCTGGCCCTGGCCCCGCCGCTGGTGTACCATAGCGTGGAGGCCAAGCAGTACAGCTCCGAGCTGCTGGGCACGGTGCTGGCCCTGTGGCTCTACACCCGGCTGCACCACCGGCCCGACCTGCGGAGCCGGCTGCTCTGGGGTCTTGGGGGCGCTTCGCTGGTGTGGTTTTCCTACGCCGTCATTTTCGTGCTCCTGGGCATGGCCGGGGGCATCTCGCTGTACTACCTGTTGACCAGGCAAGGAAAGCTCCTGGGGCGCTACGTCCTGCCTTTTGGCCTGTGGATTTTGAGCTTCGGGCTCAACTACTACTTTTTCACGGGCCGCTACACCGAGTCGCTGTGGCTGGTGCACTGGTTTGGCGCGCGCCACGCCTTTCTGCCCCTGCACCTGTCGGCCGACAGCGGAAAGTGGACCTTATTTTCCTTGTACATGCTGCTGGACTACCCGCTGGGCTTGTTTTGGGAACCGGTAGTGGGGGGAGCACCCTGCCCCGGGCAGTGTTTCGGTTTGTGCCGCTGCTGTGCTGGCTGGTGGGACTGGTCGTCGTATTCCGGCGCGACAAAAAGCTGGTGCTGGTGCTACTGCTCCCGCTGCTGCTGA
- a CDS encoding sensor histidine kinase — translation MGISDFSVTTLPAVLIRFVQFLLTSSNQSLRLQRENLNLEVSFLKAQVNPHFLFNTLNNIYTMVVKQDERAPTMVQHLTDLMHYTVYESDAALVPLSREVGFLEDYLELERLRYGKKVSIRYQKSGPVEQFRITPLLFFPFVENAFKHGVDSSLDASWVSITLRVQDGQLHFEVSNSLTPTGPPRREFGGVGIANVQKRLQLHYAPRITSLP, via the coding sequence ATGGGCATCAGCGACTTCTCCGTCACGACGCTGCCGGCCGTTTTGATCCGCTTCGTGCAGTTCTTGCTCACCAGCAGCAACCAGAGTCTGCGTTTGCAGCGCGAAAACCTCAACCTGGAAGTCAGCTTCCTCAAGGCCCAGGTCAACCCGCACTTCCTGTTTAATACGCTCAACAACATCTACACGATGGTGGTCAAGCAGGATGAGCGCGCCCCCACGATGGTGCAGCACCTCACCGACTTGATGCATTACACGGTGTATGAGTCGGATGCGGCGCTGGTGCCCCTGAGCCGGGAAGTCGGGTTTCTGGAGGATTACCTGGAGCTGGAGCGCCTGCGCTACGGCAAGAAGGTCAGCATCCGCTACCAGAAGTCGGGGCCCGTCGAGCAGTTCCGCATTACCCCGCTGCTGTTCTTTCCCTTCGTCGAAAACGCCTTCAAGCACGGCGTCGACAGTAGCCTCGATGCCAGCTGGGTCAGCATCACGCTGCGTGTGCAAGACGGGCAGCTGCACTTCGAAGTGAGCAACAGCCTGACGCCCACTGGTCCGCCCCGACGTGAGTTTGGCGGCGTGGGCATTGCCAACGTGCAAAAGCGCCTGCAGCTGCACTACGCCCCCAGGATTACCAGCTTGCCGTAG